atttgcaaataaattcattaaaaatcctacaatgtgattttctggattttttttctcaatttgtctgtcatagttgactgtacctatgatgaaaattacaagcctctctcatctttttaagtgggagaacttgcacaattgttggctgactaaatacttttttccccccactgtacacataATGTCTACTCCACAACCCTATTGCTACAGTTGTTATTTTCTGTTCAGCTCCTGTGCCTCGTTGGACTCTTTGTTTTTATTGCATATTTCATGTTAACTATATCCATGAACATAAGAGGATGATCTTACCTTGGGAGTGGCACGAGGGCTCTTGTTCTTGCTTCCTCTGGGTCGTCCTCTCGGCCTCTTTGGAGTTGGGGGGCCAGTGGGCTCCTGGGGAGAGATTCAGCAAAATAAGGAACTGTCACATGGTTGTCACTCTGACTGTATCCACAGCCAAAGCAGCCGTGCTCCACACTATTCAATAACACTGCATAGAAAAACCTATGCCAGACTACAGTTGTTAAAATTTGCATTTGGGTTGCTGATTATGATAGGGTGATATATTTCAGTTGTAATATTATTGTGTCATATACAGAttcaggatcttaatttgatcaccctgttgcaggagaactttcctacAATACAGgatatttttttgtgtatttgaGGTATAAAAAGGCttatgaagtttgtaatttccactttgaaatttcagacttgatattcccttatgaaaaatgtatcaacccctataaAATGTTTcactaattataatccacataattattcacatttcctgttgctgcaggattattttcctgctcatcaaactggctcaaattaagatcctacatctgtagggtcCTGTACAGTGCATGAAGTATGTATGTGGAGGGTGCTGTGGTGGTCCAACCTCCTGTTGTTTCCGTGGGCGACCCCGGCCCCTGCGTGGAGGTGTAGAGGCAGGTGATCGGGCCACGCCTGGCTGTGGTGACGGCTCCTTGGTCCCACTGTTGCTCATCCCTGTGTCTGTCCACCAGCGCAGTGAGAGGGGGGTGTGGGCATGGACACCCAGAGCTCAGGCCTCAGGGCAGAGGGTTAGGGATGGGCAGACTTAAACGGCAGGGGGTGGGACACCTGGGAAGTAAAAGGGGGCCTCAGGTTAGCTAGTCTCTGTTGGGCGATCTCTTTCTAGTAGGCCTATTGTAAAGACATATATAGTTTATACTGTCGTGCATAATCTGTGTATTGTCCCAATGTGACTAGGGGCTGGACAATTTGATACAAACACActtttccccctttctctctgcaCCTCATAAAATCATAATGAAAGGCCACACTGCTTTTGTCTTGCAGTCAGTCCCAGAGCAAGTGTGAGAACTGCTTAATATAAACCTTTGCACCAGCCATCGCAGGTTCATCTGGACACAAACAGGGGTTTGGCATATGTAGTGAAACATGAGCTCAGTCTGCAGTAACTATAAGTAGCACAAATATTCACAActcagtatcccatccaacattTAGATCTAATCCATCCTCCATCCAGTCTGTACCGGTTActactagttatctactgtatgtctgtgaggctatatatacagtggcttgcgaaagtattcaccccccttggcatttttcctaatttgttgccttacaacctggaattaaaatgggggtttgtatcatttgatttacacaacatgcctaccactttgaagatgcaaaatattattttttctcaattggattgaggtctgggctttgactaggccattccaagacatttaaatgtttccccttaaaccactcgagtgttgctttagcagtatgcttagggtcattgtcctgctggaaggtgaacctccgtcccagtctcaaatctctggaagactgaaacaggtttccctcaagaatttccctgtatttagcgccatccatcattccttcaattctgaccagtttctcagtccctgccgatgaaaaacatccccacagcatgatgctgtcaccaccatgcttcactgtggggatggtgttctcggggtgatgagaggtgttgtgtttgcgccagacatagcgttttccttgatggccaaaaagctcaattttagtctcatctgaccagagtaccttcttccatatgtttggagagtctcccacatggcttttggtgaacaccaaacgtgtttgcttatttatttttttaagcaatggcttttttctggccactcttccgtacagcccagctctgtggagtgtatggcttaaagtggtcctatggacagatactccaatctccgctgtggagctttgcagctccttcagggttatctttggtctctttgttgcctctctgattaatgcactccttgcctgatccgtgagttttggtgggcggccctctcttggcaggtttgttgtggtgccaaattctttccattttttaataatggatttaatcgtgctctgtgggatgttcaaagtttctgatatttttttataacctaaccctgatctgtacttctccacaactttgtccctgacctgtttggagagctccttggtcttcatggtgctacttgcttggtggtgccccttgcttagtggtgttgcagactctggggcctttcagaacaggtgagatcatgtgacagatcatgtgacactttgattgcacacaggtggactttatctaactaattatgtgacttctgaaggtaattggttgcaccagatcttatttaggggcttcatagcaaagggggtgaatacatttgcatgcaccacttttctgttatttattttttagaattttttga
This window of the Coregonus clupeaformis isolate EN_2021a chromosome 10, ASM2061545v1, whole genome shotgun sequence genome carries:
- the LOC121575818 gene encoding high mobility group protein HMGI-C-like: MSNSGTKEPSPQPGVARSPASTPPRRGRGRPRKQQEEPTGPPTPKRPRGRPRGSKNKSPRATPKNVEPVGERRPRGRPRKWPQRVVQEVVQEQQGPSEETEEGPSQSQSLPTEASPSQAPAQEEAEGE